A portion of the Streptomyces coeruleoprunus genome contains these proteins:
- a CDS encoding SDR family oxidoreductase, translated as MSRVSLEGQVAVVTGGARGVGELLARKLSARGAKIALVGLEPEELKRVSGRLHTESDWWHADVTDHETMARVAHEVKERFGKVDVVVANAGVAAGGPFADSDPVAWRRVIEVNLIGGAVTGRAFLPVLLESRGYFLQIASLAAITPAPMMTAYCASKSGVEAFAHSLRAEVAHRGVRVGVGYLSWTDTDMVRGADQDDVMRELRQRLPWPSNRTYPLGPAVDRIVAGIERRAPHVYAQWWLRGMQSVRGYLPGLIATVGQREVRRFEPRLAGVSKGLVGAGGAADERARAERD; from the coding sequence ATGAGCAGGGTCAGCCTGGAGGGACAGGTCGCCGTCGTCACCGGCGGCGCACGGGGCGTCGGCGAACTGCTCGCCCGCAAACTGTCCGCGCGCGGCGCCAAGATCGCCCTGGTCGGCCTCGAACCCGAGGAGCTGAAGCGGGTGTCGGGCCGGCTCCACACCGAGAGCGACTGGTGGCACGCCGATGTCACCGACCACGAGACCATGGCCCGTGTCGCGCACGAGGTGAAGGAACGCTTCGGCAAGGTCGACGTCGTCGTCGCCAACGCGGGCGTCGCGGCCGGCGGGCCCTTCGCCGACTCCGACCCCGTGGCCTGGCGGCGGGTCATCGAGGTCAACCTGATCGGCGGCGCGGTCACCGGCCGGGCCTTCCTGCCCGTCCTGCTCGAGAGCCGCGGCTACTTCCTCCAGATCGCCTCCCTCGCGGCGATCACCCCGGCGCCCATGATGACCGCGTACTGCGCCTCCAAGTCCGGTGTCGAGGCCTTCGCGCACAGCCTGCGCGCCGAGGTCGCCCACCGGGGCGTGCGCGTCGGCGTCGGCTACCTCTCCTGGACGGACACCGACATGGTGCGCGGCGCCGACCAGGACGACGTGATGCGGGAGTTGAGGCAGCGGCTGCCCTGGCCGTCGAACCGCACGTACCCCCTCGGACCGGCCGTCGACCGGATCGTCGCGGGCATCGAACGGCGCGCGCCCCATGTGTACGCCCAGTGGTGGCTGCGGGGCATGCAGTCCGTACGCGGCTACCTGCCGGGCCTCATCGCCACGGTGGGGCAGCGGGAGGTGCGGCGCTTCGAGCCCCGGCTGGCGGGCGTGAGCAAGGGCCTCGTCGGCGCGGGCGGGGCGGCCGACGAGCGCGCCCGTGCGGAGCGTGACTGA
- a CDS encoding TetR/AcrR family transcriptional regulator has protein sequence MARSRLTAERESELYEAVIDLLGEVGYDGLTMDAIAARTHSSKATLYRQWGSKPELVAQALRHHKPVRLDEIDTGTLRGDFLEMVRRSDDCRMEKDSAMMRGLAHAIHSHPELLQALRELLIAPEMTGLDALLRRAVERGEVAADNPALRLVPHMMIGSFIARPLIEDRPVDQAFLAQYLDAVVFPALGV, from the coding sequence ATGGCCCGCAGCAGGCTCACCGCGGAACGCGAGTCCGAGCTGTACGAAGCCGTCATCGACCTCCTCGGCGAGGTCGGCTACGACGGTCTCACCATGGACGCGATCGCCGCCCGCACGCACTCCAGCAAGGCCACCCTCTACCGCCAGTGGGGGTCCAAGCCCGAGCTGGTCGCCCAGGCGCTTCGGCACCACAAGCCGGTCCGGCTCGACGAGATCGACACCGGCACCCTGCGCGGAGACTTCCTCGAAATGGTCCGGCGCTCCGACGACTGCCGGATGGAGAAGGACTCCGCCATGATGCGGGGCCTCGCCCACGCCATCCACAGCCACCCGGAACTGCTCCAGGCGCTGCGCGAACTGCTGATCGCCCCCGAGATGACCGGGCTCGACGCGCTCCTGCGCCGAGCCGTCGAACGGGGCGAGGTCGCTGCCGACAACCCCGCGCTGCGCCTCGTCCCGCACATGATGATCGGCTCGTTCATCGCCCGCCCCCTGATCGAGGACCGCCCGGTCGACCAGGCGTTCCTCGCCCAGTACCTCGACGCCGTGGTCTTCCCCGCCCTCGGCGTCTGA
- a CDS encoding alpha/beta hydrolase, whose translation MSLIPAPAPARTLTAVSVDGSTLHVEVYGPEGAPAVVLAHGWTCSTAFWAAQVRELSADHRVVVYDQRGHGRTPAVDRSGYSTRALADDLEAVLAATLAPGERAVLAGHSMGGMTLMAAAGRPALRDHAAAVLLCSTGASRLVAESLVVPMRPGRVRTRLTRLILGARAPLGPVTPVSKAILKYATMGPGSAPDRVTVCARIVHACPRAVRVAWSHVLAELDLEAGVRELRVPTAVIAGTADRLTPPVHARALAAALPLCVGLDELAGIGHMTPVEAPEVVTARIRELAATYVSGERDRTTEQTEEAV comes from the coding sequence ATGAGCCTCATACCGGCCCCCGCCCCCGCGCGGACCCTGACCGCCGTCTCCGTCGACGGCTCGACCCTGCACGTCGAGGTGTACGGCCCCGAGGGCGCTCCCGCCGTCGTCCTCGCCCACGGCTGGACCTGTTCCACCGCCTTCTGGGCCGCCCAGGTACGGGAGCTGTCCGCCGACCACCGGGTCGTCGTCTACGACCAGCGCGGCCACGGCCGCACCCCCGCCGTCGACCGCTCGGGCTACTCGACCCGGGCCCTCGCCGACGACCTGGAGGCCGTGCTCGCCGCCACCCTCGCCCCCGGCGAGCGGGCCGTGCTGGCCGGCCACTCCATGGGCGGCATGACCCTGATGGCCGCCGCCGGCCGCCCCGCCCTGCGCGACCACGCCGCCGCGGTCCTGCTGTGCAGCACCGGCGCGTCCCGGCTGGTGGCCGAGTCGCTCGTCGTGCCGATGCGCCCCGGGCGCGTCCGCACCCGGCTCACGCGGCTGATCCTGGGCGCCCGCGCCCCGCTCGGTCCGGTCACGCCGGTGTCCAAGGCGATCCTCAAGTACGCGACCATGGGCCCCGGTTCGGCGCCCGACCGGGTCACCGTGTGCGCCCGGATCGTGCACGCCTGTCCGCGTGCCGTGCGGGTCGCCTGGTCGCACGTGCTCGCCGAGCTCGACCTGGAGGCGGGCGTACGGGAGCTGCGCGTGCCGACCGCCGTGATCGCCGGAACCGCCGACCGGCTCACCCCGCCCGTCCACGCCCGCGCCCTCGCCGCCGCCCTGCCCCTCTGCGTGGGCCTCGACGAACTCGCCGGCATCGGCCACATGACGCCCGTCGAGGCGCCGGAGGTGGTCACGGCCCGGATCCGAGAGCTGGCCGCCACGTACGTCAGCGGCGAACGCGACCGCACCACCGAGCAGACGGAGGAAGCCGTATGA
- a CDS encoding NAD(P)/FAD-dependent oxidoreductase, with translation MSQHEHEHVRVAVIGSGFGGLGAAVRLRREGITDFVVLERSDAVGGTWRDNSYPGCACDVPSHLYSFSFAPNPDWPRAFSGQPHIRAYLEHVTDVFRLRPHLRLGHEVTMMRWDGDALRWEIETSRGTLSADVVVSATGPLSDPKIPDIPGLDGFREAGGKVFHSARWDHDYDLTGKRVAMVGTGASAIQIVPSVQPRVGRLTLFQRTPAWVMPRMDRAITGAERWLHRQLPFTAKARRGILWGIRELQVGAFTKRPAQMGLVESLAKANIARAIKDPALRARLTPSYRIGCKRILLSNDYYPALARPNVDVVASGLAEVRGRTAVAADGSEAEVDAIVFGTGFHVTDMPIAERVVGADGITLAEAWKDGMESLRGATAAGFPNWMTIIGPNTGLGNSSMILMIESQLNYMADYLRQLNVLGGRTALTPRPDAVAAWNRLVQDRMERTVWKSGGCDSWYLDANGRNTTLWPGTTGEFRRATRTVDLAEYDVVRVPEKHPAAGEKPKRASRTAKKEAAA, from the coding sequence ATGAGCCAGCACGAACACGAACACGTACGGGTGGCGGTGATCGGCTCCGGGTTCGGTGGTCTCGGGGCCGCCGTCCGGCTGCGCCGCGAGGGGATCACCGACTTCGTCGTCCTGGAACGGTCGGACGCCGTCGGCGGCACCTGGCGCGACAACAGCTACCCCGGCTGCGCCTGTGACGTCCCGTCGCACCTGTACTCCTTCTCCTTCGCGCCCAACCCCGACTGGCCCCGCGCCTTCTCCGGCCAGCCCCACATCCGCGCGTACCTGGAGCACGTCACCGACGTCTTCCGGCTCCGCCCCCACCTCCGCCTCGGCCACGAGGTGACGATGATGCGCTGGGACGGCGACGCCCTGCGCTGGGAGATCGAGACCTCGCGCGGGACGCTCAGCGCCGACGTCGTGGTCTCCGCGACCGGGCCGCTGTCCGACCCGAAGATCCCCGACATCCCCGGCCTCGACGGGTTCCGCGAGGCGGGCGGCAAGGTCTTCCACTCCGCCCGCTGGGACCACGACTACGACCTGACCGGCAAGCGCGTCGCCATGGTGGGCACCGGCGCCTCCGCGATCCAGATCGTGCCGTCCGTCCAGCCCCGCGTCGGCCGGCTCACCCTCTTCCAGCGCACCCCCGCCTGGGTGATGCCGCGCATGGACCGCGCCATCACCGGCGCCGAGCGGTGGCTGCACCGGCAGCTGCCGTTCACCGCCAAGGCCCGCCGCGGCATCCTGTGGGGCATCCGCGAACTCCAGGTCGGCGCCTTCACCAAGCGGCCCGCGCAGATGGGCCTCGTCGAGTCGCTGGCCAAGGCCAACATCGCCCGCGCGATCAAGGACCCGGCGCTGCGGGCCAGGCTGACCCCGTCGTACCGCATCGGCTGCAAGCGGATCCTGCTGTCCAACGACTACTACCCGGCCCTCGCCCGCCCGAATGTCGACGTCGTCGCCTCCGGCCTCGCCGAGGTACGCGGCCGGACCGCCGTCGCCGCCGACGGCAGCGAGGCCGAGGTCGACGCGATCGTCTTCGGCACGGGCTTCCACGTCACGGACATGCCCATCGCCGAGCGGGTCGTCGGCGCGGACGGCATCACGCTCGCCGAGGCGTGGAAGGACGGCATGGAGTCGCTGCGCGGCGCCACCGCCGCCGGGTTCCCCAACTGGATGACCATCATCGGCCCCAACACCGGCCTCGGGAACTCCTCGATGATCCTCATGATCGAGTCCCAGCTGAACTACATGGCCGACTACCTGCGCCAGCTGAACGTCCTCGGCGGGCGCACCGCCCTCACCCCGCGGCCGGACGCGGTCGCCGCCTGGAACCGGCTCGTCCAGGACCGGATGGAGCGCACGGTGTGGAAGTCGGGCGGCTGCGACAGCTGGTACCTCGACGCCAACGGCCGCAACACCACGCTCTGGCCGGGCACCACGGGCGAGTTCCGGCGCGCCACACGGACGGTGGACCTCGCCGAGTACGACGTCGTGCGCGTACCGGAGAAGCACCCGGCCGCCGGCGAGAAGCCGAAGCGCGCCTCCCGCACCGCGAAGAAGGAGGCCGCGGCATGA
- a CDS encoding S41 family peptidase → MSSDGAYLRYPHLHKDLLCFAAEDDLWVAPLVPEGESPGRAWRVTVDRTRIGHPRFSPDGTHIAFTSWRSLDPEIHLVPADGGPARRLSYWGSLDTRVCGWDPDGNILAVASHGQPFSHFSWAYKLSTDGSPGRRLPWGPCADIQVADVEGEHRTLLLTGKPPHEPAAWKRYRGGATGRMWLHGQRLLPDVDGHLDSAMFVGGRIAFLSDHEGVGNLYSCLPDGSDLRRHTDHDAFYARHASSDGRRVVYQCAGDLWIVDELTPDSRPRKLEVRLGGTRAGRRRYHVPASQHLQAVAVDETGRASAVCVRGSLYWLTHRDGPARSIIDVPGVRVRLPEMLGSGGRVAYVTDAEGEDAVDVAYLPRASGPREPRRLAAGELGRVQELVADPDGERLAIASHDGRLLLLDVSEESNGEVTELVRSVNGAVRDLAFSPDGAWLTWSHPGIGRSLRKIRMARIKDRLVVDVTNGRFEDESPVFTRDGRYLAFLSWRGFDPVYDVHTGDLSFPLGCRPYLVPLSSTTLSPFALSPEGRPAAGGLDPGDDEQTGDGTVLVEVEGLESRVTPFPVAASKYSSLRAVSGGGLVWLRWPISGALGETFVNPSDPSERPTLEHFNLVKARKTELVAHLDWYAVSGDGTRLVVVDEGDLRAVPATEVGDSDTTVYVDARRIQHEVDPTAEWRQAYDEAGRIIRAYFWDAGMSGVDWDGVLDQYRPLVERVASPDEFADLLREVLGELGTSHAYVTPARRNEGPPHYQRAMGLLGANLVCRDGNWVVKRILPGESSDSKARSPLAGTGIREGAILTHVDGRPVDPVTGPYPLLAAAGGTTVELTFAPAEDEAGRSRRVAVVPLVDERPLRYQDWVAKRRGVVRELSGGKCGYLHIPDMGGSGWAQFNRDLRMEMSRPALIVDVRGNAGGHISELVVEKLTRRILGWDLTRNAEPVSYASNAPRGPVVALADEATSSDGDMITAVFRLQGLGPVVGQRTWGGVVGMTGRHRLGDGTVITVPMNAAWFDEYGWSVENHGVEPDLEILRTPLDWAEGRHRQLADAVELALELLDKSPAAQPPDYSDVPDRSRPPLPPRA, encoded by the coding sequence GTGAGCAGCGACGGCGCGTACCTCCGGTATCCCCACCTCCACAAGGACCTGCTGTGCTTCGCGGCCGAGGACGATCTGTGGGTCGCCCCCCTCGTCCCCGAGGGCGAATCGCCCGGCCGCGCCTGGCGCGTCACCGTCGACCGGACGAGGATCGGCCATCCCCGCTTCTCGCCCGACGGGACGCACATCGCGTTCACCAGCTGGCGCAGCCTCGACCCCGAGATCCACCTCGTCCCGGCCGACGGCGGACCGGCCCGCAGGCTCAGCTACTGGGGGTCGCTCGACACCCGGGTGTGCGGCTGGGACCCGGACGGCAACATCCTGGCGGTGGCGTCGCACGGCCAGCCGTTCTCGCACTTCTCGTGGGCGTACAAGCTCTCCACCGACGGCAGCCCGGGCCGCCGCCTGCCCTGGGGACCCTGCGCCGACATCCAGGTCGCCGACGTCGAGGGCGAGCACCGCACGCTCCTCCTGACCGGCAAGCCCCCGCACGAGCCCGCCGCCTGGAAGCGCTACCGGGGCGGGGCGACGGGCCGGATGTGGCTGCACGGGCAGCGGCTGCTGCCGGACGTCGACGGGCACCTGGACAGCGCGATGTTCGTCGGCGGCCGGATCGCGTTCCTCTCCGACCACGAGGGCGTCGGCAACCTCTACTCGTGCCTGCCCGACGGCTCCGACCTGCGCCGCCACACCGACCACGACGCGTTCTACGCCCGGCACGCCTCGTCCGACGGGCGGCGCGTGGTCTACCAGTGCGCGGGCGACCTGTGGATCGTCGACGAGCTGACACCCGACTCGCGGCCGCGGAAGCTGGAGGTGCGCCTGGGCGGGACGCGCGCGGGGCGGCGCCGCTACCACGTGCCGGCCTCGCAGCACCTCCAGGCGGTGGCGGTCGACGAGACGGGCCGGGCCAGCGCGGTGTGCGTGCGCGGCAGCCTGTACTGGCTCACGCACCGCGACGGTCCCGCCCGGTCGATCATCGACGTGCCGGGCGTCCGCGTGCGGCTGCCGGAGATGCTGGGCAGCGGCGGCCGGGTCGCGTACGTGACGGACGCGGAGGGAGAGGACGCGGTCGACGTGGCGTACCTGCCGCGCGCGAGCGGCCCCCGGGAGCCGCGCCGGCTGGCGGCGGGCGAACTGGGCCGGGTGCAGGAGCTGGTGGCCGACCCGGACGGGGAGCGGCTCGCGATCGCCTCGCACGACGGGCGGCTGCTGCTGCTCGACGTGTCGGAGGAGTCCAACGGCGAGGTCACGGAGTTGGTCCGGTCGGTGAACGGGGCGGTGCGGGACCTGGCGTTCTCGCCCGACGGGGCGTGGCTGACGTGGTCGCACCCGGGCATCGGGCGGTCGCTGCGGAAGATCAGGATGGCCCGCATCAAGGACCGGCTGGTCGTGGACGTGACGAACGGGCGGTTCGAGGACGAGAGCCCGGTGTTCACGCGGGACGGGCGGTATCTGGCGTTCCTGTCGTGGCGGGGCTTCGACCCGGTGTACGACGTGCACACCGGCGACCTGTCGTTCCCGCTGGGCTGCCGCCCCTACCTGGTGCCGCTGTCGTCGACGACCCTGTCGCCGTTCGCCCTGTCGCCGGAGGGCCGGCCGGCGGCGGGCGGGCTGGACCCGGGCGACGACGAGCAGACGGGCGACGGGACCGTGCTGGTCGAGGTGGAGGGGCTGGAGAGCCGGGTGACGCCGTTCCCGGTGGCCGCCTCCAAGTACTCGTCGCTGCGCGCCGTGAGCGGCGGCGGCCTCGTGTGGCTGCGCTGGCCCATCTCGGGTGCCCTGGGCGAGACGTTCGTCAATCCGTCCGACCCGTCGGAGCGGCCGACGCTGGAGCACTTCAACCTGGTGAAGGCCCGCAAGACGGAGCTGGTCGCGCACCTGGACTGGTACGCGGTGAGCGGCGACGGCACCCGGCTCGTGGTCGTCGACGAGGGCGATCTGCGGGCCGTGCCCGCGACCGAGGTCGGCGACAGCGACACCACCGTGTACGTGGACGCCCGCCGCATCCAGCACGAGGTGGACCCGACCGCGGAGTGGCGGCAGGCCTACGACGAGGCGGGGCGGATCATCCGGGCGTACTTCTGGGACGCCGGCATGAGCGGCGTCGACTGGGACGGGGTTCTCGACCAGTACCGGCCGCTCGTCGAACGGGTCGCCTCCCCCGACGAGTTCGCCGACCTGCTGCGCGAGGTCCTCGGCGAACTGGGCACCTCCCACGCGTACGTGACCCCCGCCCGCCGCAACGAAGGCCCCCCGCACTACCAGCGGGCCATGGGGCTGCTCGGCGCCAACCTCGTGTGCCGGGACGGGAACTGGGTGGTCAAGCGGATCCTGCCTGGCGAGTCGTCGGACTCCAAGGCCCGCTCGCCGCTGGCGGGCACGGGCATCCGGGAGGGCGCCATCCTCACGCACGTGGACGGGCGCCCGGTGGACCCGGTGACCGGCCCGTACCCGCTGCTGGCCGCCGCCGGCGGCACGACGGTGGAACTGACGTTCGCCCCGGCGGAGGACGAGGCGGGCCGCTCGCGCCGCGTTGCCGTGGTGCCCCTGGTGGACGAACGGCCGCTGCGGTACCAGGACTGGGTGGCCAAGCGGCGCGGCGTGGTGCGGGAGCTGAGCGGCGGCAAGTGCGGCTACCTCCACATCCCCGACATGGGCGGCTCGGGCTGGGCGCAGTTCAACCGCGACCTGCGCATGGAGATGTCCCGCCCGGCGCTGATCGTGGACGTACGGGGCAACGCGGGCGGCCACATCAGCGAGCTGGTCGTCGAGAAGCTGACCCGCCGGATCCTGGGCTGGGACCTCACGCGCAACGCCGAGCCCGTCTCGTACGCCTCGAACGCGCCGCGCGGCCCGGTCGTCGCCCTCGCCGACGAGGCCACCTCCTCGGACGGCGACATGATCACGGCCGTGTTCCGGCTCCAGGGGCTCGGCCCGGTCGTCGGCCAGCGCACGTGGGGCGGTGTCGTCGGCATGACGGGGCGTCACCGGCTGGGCGACGGCACGGTGATCACGGTGCCGATGAACGCGGCCTGGTTCGACGAGTACGGCTGGTCCGTCGAGAACCACGGCGTGGAGCCCGACCTGGAGATCCTGCGCACGCCGCTGGACTGGGCGGAGGGCCGGCACCGGCAGCTGGCCGACGCCGTGGAACTGGCGCTGGAGCTGCTCGACAAGTCCCCGGCGGCGCAGCCCCCGGACTACTCCGACGTGCCGGACCGCAGCAGGCCGCCGCTGCCGCCGCGCGCCTGA
- a CDS encoding peptidase inhibitor family I36 protein has product MRRSRRLLSLAAAAGAAALLPLAGPAAPAQAADAVCAAGYLCVWDQTSYEGRKAVFKDTNKSWAGYFINNKDASWANAGTSGLNACVWGDEYSMVWGWGGGVKVISAGTSSAKDAYRAYKGSSNSWGNC; this is encoded by the coding sequence ATGCGTCGCTCACGCCGTCTTCTGTCCCTCGCCGCCGCCGCGGGTGCCGCCGCGCTGCTGCCGCTGGCCGGCCCGGCCGCCCCCGCGCAGGCCGCCGACGCGGTCTGCGCGGCCGGTTACCTGTGCGTCTGGGACCAGACCTCCTACGAAGGCCGCAAGGCGGTCTTCAAGGACACCAACAAGTCCTGGGCGGGTTACTTCATCAACAACAAGGACGCCTCCTGGGCCAACGCGGGAACGTCCGGTCTCAACGCCTGTGTCTGGGGCGACGAGTACAGCATGGTCTGGGGCTGGGGCGGCGGCGTGAAGGTCATCAGCGCCGGCACCTCGTCCGCGAAGGACGCCTACCGCGCCTACAAGGGCAGCTCCAACAGCTGGGGCAACTGCTGA